A window from Rhizosphaericola mali encodes these proteins:
- a CDS encoding DUF6250 domain-containing protein, protein MKKVMSGIILFSFLFLVKINGQKIETNLLNQEYWKIEAEFPDSTFFNWNNKKVKMDSKGGVTLWLNQKLKGHYIIEYDRKINLTDSYFPRISDINQFWNAQLSNDYSFNTNGRFSNYDNFQMMYFGFGGNSNKTTRFRYYNGQGERVLLKEYLDKQHLINSTKIYHIKTEVNKNQTSVWINNVLYFQDSSTKLNSGYFGLRMTWSSQTISNFKITKF, encoded by the coding sequence ATGAAGAAAGTAATGAGTGGGATAATTCTATTTTCATTTTTATTCCTAGTTAAGATAAACGGACAAAAAATTGAGACTAATTTATTGAATCAAGAATATTGGAAAATAGAAGCAGAATTTCCAGATTCTACCTTTTTTAATTGGAATAATAAGAAAGTAAAAATGGATAGTAAAGGTGGCGTAACATTATGGCTAAACCAAAAGCTAAAAGGTCATTATATCATTGAGTATGATCGAAAAATAAATTTAACAGATTCCTATTTTCCAAGAATTAGTGATATCAATCAGTTTTGGAATGCACAACTATCCAACGATTATAGTTTTAATACAAATGGTAGATTTTCCAATTACGACAATTTTCAAATGATGTATTTCGGATTTGGAGGTAATTCTAATAAAACTACTCGTTTTAGATATTACAATGGACAAGGTGAAAGAGTTTTATTAAAAGAATATCTAGATAAACAACATTTGATAAATAGTACTAAAATCTATCATATCAAGACAGAAGTTAACAAAAATCAAACCTCAGTCTGGATAAACAATGTACTTTATTTTCAAGATTCTAGCACCAAGTTAAACTCGGGTTATTTTGGACTAAGAATGACTTGGTCATCCCAAACTATTTCCAATTTTAAGATTACAAAGTTCTAA
- a CDS encoding polysaccharide lyase family protein: protein MHKFFFPYIFLYFFTINKVNAQVKIKETDSSVSLSNKYASFEFDKKTADLKSISYENYNNLLGDKGSAYLSGPNWTMTPSTFSITSQNDTLIDISFKHTAKKYFNYDLHYVIKSDTKGIYVYLVENHSKNDPASIYEQTRWGLRADPSIFNYHLVRDTIQGPMYSMDSLESGKKLQDWTYKMSNGIIYTKYNYADYIDNRYVHGMAGTQSHVGIFVIQASHEYLNGGPTKQYQTVHSNPYLINMFNCTHFLNDNRVTDDTISGDWTKLNGPFLLYVDKEKSVSELWNIAKQETGLQKKQWPYAWLQNKYYPLERGTLVLNAKDEFNKNLYNVTLVLADSGYDWQAQTKSYIYWTHTNKNGYSTIKNIRPGVYTLYAYGANRLKEGKKQNIIIVKNESKNVSVIMPTEDKTTIWQIGDADRTTRGFKYADHKRAYGLFDSIPENLDYTIGKSIIQNWYYAQTKVGNWKIHFTNKNISNKDSIELEIAIAGVARNPKLTILLNDQPIGDLNNLGNDHSIYRSAILGGYYILKKFKIPINLINSDNTLELKLEKVPRGGGYMYDAIRLSKLN from the coding sequence ATGCATAAATTCTTCTTTCCATACATCTTTTTATACTTTTTCACTATTAATAAGGTTAATGCGCAAGTCAAAATAAAGGAAACAGATTCATCGGTTTCACTTTCCAATAAATATGCTAGTTTCGAATTTGACAAAAAAACAGCGGATCTTAAATCTATATCTTATGAAAACTATAATAATTTATTGGGAGATAAAGGTTCCGCCTATCTTAGTGGCCCCAATTGGACAATGACACCGTCCACATTTAGTATAACTAGTCAGAATGATACTTTAATAGATATTTCATTTAAGCATACGGCAAAAAAATATTTTAATTATGATTTACACTATGTAATAAAATCTGACACAAAAGGAATCTATGTTTATTTAGTTGAAAACCATAGTAAAAATGATCCCGCTAGTATATATGAACAAACACGCTGGGGATTAAGAGCTGATCCATCTATATTTAATTATCATTTAGTTAGAGATACTATACAAGGCCCCATGTATAGTATGGATTCATTAGAATCGGGAAAAAAATTGCAAGATTGGACATATAAAATGAGCAATGGAATCATTTATACAAAATACAATTATGCAGACTATATTGACAATAGATATGTGCACGGTATGGCAGGAACACAGTCTCATGTTGGGATATTTGTTATTCAAGCAAGTCATGAATACTTAAATGGAGGACCAACTAAACAATATCAAACTGTTCATTCCAATCCATATTTGATCAATATGTTTAATTGTACACATTTTTTAAATGACAATAGAGTTACAGACGATACAATCAGTGGAGATTGGACTAAGTTAAATGGACCATTTTTATTATATGTAGACAAAGAAAAATCAGTATCTGAATTATGGAATATAGCTAAACAAGAAACGGGTTTACAGAAAAAACAATGGCCATACGCTTGGTTACAAAATAAATACTATCCACTTGAAAGAGGTACATTAGTACTTAATGCTAAGGACGAATTCAATAAAAACTTATATAATGTAACATTGGTATTAGCTGATAGCGGCTATGATTGGCAAGCTCAAACTAAAAGTTACATCTATTGGACTCACACCAATAAAAATGGATATTCAACTATAAAAAATATTAGACCAGGAGTATACACCCTTTATGCGTATGGGGCAAATAGATTAAAAGAAGGGAAAAAGCAAAATATTATCATAGTAAAAAATGAGTCTAAAAACGTATCTGTAATAATGCCCACTGAAGACAAAACGACAATTTGGCAAATTGGCGACGCAGATAGGACAACTAGAGGTTTCAAATATGCTGATCATAAACGAGCTTACGGTTTGTTTGATAGTATTCCTGAAAATTTGGATTATACAATAGGAAAAAGTATTATACAAAATTGGTATTATGCACAAACGAAAGTCGGTAATTGGAAAATACATTTTACGAATAAAAATATAAGTAATAAAGATTCTATAGAGCTAGAAATTGCCATCGCTGGTGTGGCGAGAAATCCTAAATTGACTATTTTACTAAATGATCAACCTATAGGAGATTTGAATAATTTAGGAAATGATCATTCGATTTATCGTTCAGCTATTCTAGGCGGATATTATATCTTGAAGAAATTTAAAATTCCGATAAATTTGATTAATTCCGATAATACCCTGGAGTTAAAATTAGAAAAAGTACCTAGAGGTGGCGGCTATATGTACGATGCCATTAGATTATCTAAATTAAATTAA
- a CDS encoding rhamnogalacturonan acetylesterase → MKKKYILLALFISLVSFSLKERPTIYIIGDSTVKNGKIFNGQKIVGWGELLQDSFDSTKISIDNEAIPGRSSRTYITENHWNNVLAKIKAGDYLLIQFGHNDPANIADTLKPRGSIKGIGEDSTQVYNNVFKRKEYVHSYGWYLNKIVTEAKHKGAYPIIITPIPRHIFTNGKVDRNNLDYGKWSKEIATKNNIPLIDLNEKVAKIYDSLGFEYTYKFFPKDHTHTNLEGARINANQIIHSIKTQPDLTPLRKYLY, encoded by the coding sequence ATGAAAAAAAAATATATCCTACTTGCATTATTCATCAGTTTAGTTAGCTTTTCTTTGAAAGAAAGACCGACTATTTATATAATTGGAGATTCTACAGTTAAGAATGGAAAAATTTTTAATGGACAAAAAATAGTTGGTTGGGGTGAGTTATTACAAGATTCATTTGACTCTACAAAAATATCTATTGATAATGAAGCGATTCCCGGTCGTAGTAGTAGAACATACATTACAGAAAACCATTGGAATAACGTATTAGCAAAAATTAAAGCAGGCGACTATTTATTGATACAATTCGGACATAATGACCCTGCAAATATTGCTGATACACTCAAACCAAGAGGCAGCATTAAAGGTATCGGAGAGGATTCCACTCAAGTCTATAACAATGTGTTTAAGAGAAAAGAATATGTACATAGTTATGGTTGGTATTTAAATAAAATTGTAACTGAAGCAAAACATAAAGGAGCATATCCAATTATAATTACACCTATCCCTAGACATATTTTTACCAATGGCAAAGTTGATAGAAATAATTTGGACTATGGAAAGTGGTCGAAAGAAATCGCCACTAAAAATAATATTCCTTTAATTGATTTGAACGAAAAAGTAGCTAAAATATATGATTCATTAGGATTTGAATATACTTATAAATTTTTTCCAAAAGATCACACGCATACCAATCTTGAAGGCGCTCGTATCAATGCCAATCAAATCATCCATAGTATAAAAACGCAACCAGATCTTACTCCATTGAGAAAATATTTATACTAA
- a CDS encoding sulfatase family protein, translating into MKYIIFFVLSSVISFKIFGQTKRPNIILILSDDHSYPFLGIYGNNDVHTTHIDSLAKNGIRYTNTFVSSPQCTPSRATLFTGRNPLDIRMTRFAATLPKEIITYPELLRKSGYYTGIFGRNYHMDGSGTTKETDSIFNKYQLRTFKNRVDHLRIGGNNTAYPQLKEFLNQRPKEKPFFCQISYNDPHYPWDQTSFTPNADSINYPNYLPNIKEGRNFLARHYGEIGRMDSLVGLVLGELKKRNLEKNTLIIFMGDNGSAILRGKGTLYDMGLHVPLIISWYGKIEPSIQSDILISGEDIAPTILDIAGVKIPKEITGKSIKNTWSKDSAEIHSYIFAERGAHGTKLPNSTFDYDESRTVFNKYYKLIYNALWQLPYTPVDFDNSPLWNELIAENRHNELTPTFQKLLFTTPRPMFEFYDLKKDPHEFNNLIQDPKYKNEIDIFKYQLQEWMILNQDFLPLPIPAGKYSK; encoded by the coding sequence ATGAAATACATAATATTTTTCGTTTTATCTAGTGTAATTAGCTTTAAAATATTTGGGCAAACAAAACGCCCAAATATTATATTGATTTTATCAGATGATCATAGTTATCCTTTTTTAGGAATATATGGCAATAATGATGTACACACTACGCACATTGATAGTTTAGCTAAAAATGGTATTAGATATACAAATACATTTGTATCCTCGCCACAATGTACGCCTTCAAGAGCTACTTTATTTACTGGGCGTAACCCTTTAGATATTCGGATGACTAGATTTGCAGCCACATTACCTAAAGAGATAATTACCTATCCAGAATTATTAAGAAAAAGTGGCTACTATACTGGAATATTTGGACGAAATTATCATATGGATGGATCTGGAACAACAAAAGAAACGGATTCAATTTTCAATAAGTATCAGTTAAGAACATTTAAAAACAGAGTAGATCATTTGAGAATTGGAGGTAACAACACAGCATATCCACAATTGAAAGAATTCTTAAATCAGAGACCCAAAGAAAAACCTTTCTTTTGTCAAATATCCTATAACGACCCGCACTATCCATGGGATCAAACATCATTTACCCCTAATGCAGACAGCATAAATTATCCCAATTATTTACCCAATATAAAAGAAGGTAGAAATTTCCTTGCACGTCATTATGGTGAAATCGGGCGTATGGATTCTTTAGTTGGTTTAGTTCTCGGGGAACTTAAAAAAAGAAATTTAGAAAAGAATACGCTAATTATTTTCATGGGAGACAATGGTAGCGCTATCTTGCGAGGAAAGGGAACACTTTATGATATGGGATTACACGTACCATTAATCATTAGTTGGTATGGAAAAATAGAACCTTCCATTCAGTCCGATATATTAATTTCAGGAGAAGATATAGCTCCTACTATTTTGGATATTGCCGGAGTAAAAATACCTAAAGAAATTACGGGAAAAAGTATAAAAAACACATGGAGTAAGGATAGTGCAGAAATTCATAGTTATATTTTTGCAGAAAGAGGAGCTCACGGAACAAAGTTACCGAATTCAACCTTTGATTATGATGAAAGTCGCACGGTCTTCAACAAATACTATAAGTTAATTTACAATGCACTTTGGCAGCTTCCTTACACTCCAGTGGATTTTGACAACAGTCCATTATGGAATGAATTGATTGCTGAAAACAGACACAATGAATTGACACCAACATTTCAAAAGCTACTATTTACAACGCCTAGACCAATGTTTGAATTTTATGATTTGAAAAAAGATCCACATGAATTCAATAATTTAATTCAGGATCCTAAATATAAAAATGAAATAGATATATTTAAGTATCAGTTACAAGAATGGATGATATTAAATCAAGATTTTTTACCGCTACCTATCCCTGCAGGTAAATATTCAAAATAA
- a CDS encoding RagB/SusD family nutrient uptake outer membrane protein, with translation MRKIFLNIFFIAILSQSIISCSKQLDQTPVSSTTTGNFYSNANDFKQAVTGAYAQLNNFPEQALWLGEMRSDNINAVSDGNRDWDGINNFSTSIGSTTFISDAWQDNFNGIYNVNSVLEALDEKGSILTNTSLKTRYYGELYFLRAFYYFQLVKEFGQVPIVTTPVTVSEITQIPRSEVSDVYNLIVSDLKQAINILPATYDAADIGRATLGAANALAGQVYLTKSGPTYDINGPGINANQYDSASYYFDQVINSGTYSLQNNYTDIFSYTNENNSEVIFDVQAKSGTNGSAFPSYLVPVAYWVSLGISNSYGNGYGTSVFNITNNLKTSYEPSGTVQDIRDTFNINYTYKVSTFFKKYININYKGSNGKDWPINFIVLRYADILLMKAESILNGGTGSTAEALGYVNQIRARAGLSALTSLTISSLLEERRREFAGEGLRWNDLIREGQAVTTINSWIASDGLSSQISNATNNSILYPIPTAQISTSNGLYTQNPGY, from the coding sequence ATGCGAAAGATTTTTTTAAATATATTTTTTATTGCTATATTAAGTCAATCAATAATTTCTTGCTCTAAACAATTGGATCAAACTCCTGTATCTAGTACTACGACAGGAAATTTTTATAGCAATGCCAATGATTTCAAACAAGCAGTTACTGGTGCTTATGCGCAATTAAACAATTTTCCCGAGCAAGCATTATGGTTAGGAGAAATGCGCAGTGATAATATTAACGCGGTCTCTGATGGAAATAGAGATTGGGACGGGATTAATAATTTCTCCACTAGTATCGGCAGTACGACATTTATTTCAGATGCATGGCAGGATAACTTCAATGGCATTTACAATGTCAATTCTGTACTAGAAGCCTTAGACGAAAAAGGTTCAATACTTACAAATACCAGTCTAAAAACACGTTATTATGGCGAATTATATTTTTTACGAGCATTTTATTATTTCCAATTAGTAAAAGAATTTGGGCAAGTTCCTATTGTCACTACTCCTGTTACTGTGAGTGAAATTACGCAAATACCCAGAAGTGAGGTCAGTGATGTATATAATCTAATTGTATCTGATTTAAAGCAGGCAATTAATATATTACCTGCAACTTATGATGCTGCTGATATTGGGAGAGCTACATTAGGTGCCGCCAACGCGTTAGCGGGACAGGTATACCTGACTAAATCTGGCCCTACTTATGATATAAATGGACCTGGGATAAATGCAAATCAATATGATAGTGCTTCCTATTATTTCGACCAAGTAATTAACTCCGGAACTTATAGTTTGCAAAATAATTACACAGATATTTTTTCATATACAAATGAAAATAATAGCGAAGTAATATTTGATGTACAAGCAAAAAGTGGAACAAATGGATCAGCCTTTCCAAGTTATCTTGTTCCTGTCGCTTATTGGGTAAGTTTGGGTATCTCAAATTCTTATGGAAATGGTTATGGTACTAGTGTATTCAATATTACTAATAATCTTAAAACAAGCTACGAACCTTCTGGCACAGTACAGGATATTAGAGATACATTCAATATAAATTACACTTACAAAGTATCCACATTTTTCAAAAAATATATAAACATTAACTATAAAGGAAGTAATGGAAAAGATTGGCCTATTAATTTTATAGTATTAAGATATGCAGATATTCTATTGATGAAGGCCGAAAGTATTTTAAATGGAGGTACTGGCTCAACTGCTGAAGCACTTGGATATGTAAATCAAATAAGAGCAAGAGCCGGACTATCAGCATTAACATCTCTTACTATTAGTAGTTTATTAGAAGAACGAAGAAGAGAATTTGCAGGTGAAGGTTTACGATGGAATGATTTAATAAGAGAAGGACAAGCGGTAACAACGATTAACAGTTGGATAGCAAGCGATGGATTGAGCTCGCAGATATCTAATGCAACAAATAATAGTATCTTATACCCTATTCCAACAGCACAAATCTCCACATCAAACGGACTATACACTCAAAATCCTGGATATTAA
- a CDS encoding SusC/RagA family TonB-linked outer membrane protein — MKIKHILMLTLVSSGALLSIQSKAQQDHINIQSILKGNIVDSASQVPLEGALINIEGTTNQTFTDNKGQFLIKTGQKLPYKVRVELVGYTTKHLEIYDTSTTITLQQKVDSSNDVVVIGYGTQKRKNLLGAQSTFDAKNIEEKPISRVEQALIGQLPGVQVRQQSGMPGAGLSILVRGSGSLSAGTEPLYVIDGFPLDVVSQGTNGSISNSPLNNLSPNDIESIQVLKDAAAGAIYGSRAANGVVLITTKRGKSGKAQISFNSNTGISSVAKKLDVLSPEDWIKQASAIADSNWVNSAPGRSASQTEAERIAILGTLNTSLVKDDRWAEPGHPGIQLVDWQNAIYRKALFQNYSLSASGGNDNVHYFIAGNYLNQDGTVIETNYKSYSLRANVEANVSKKLKIGINLAPSFSLNNAPPLEGKDNVLMHAAQYTPVVEDSAGLFTNAYSNDGYAWGSVKLINPYAYLKTSTNLNKITRNIASFYTEYTILPGLVARSTINYDGINRTLKTYVSDQVVVGALSARSSQPGYYSSGGYSGATIQNLVNENTINYNKSFNGGHAISFIAGESYNKVHAETFGLSTLGGYANDIVQTLNNAIVSASGETFSGSTTESNSVLISYYGRAQYSFNSKYLFSASIRKDGSSRFGSNNKWGTFPSLSFGWRISDENFFKNNIHFINDLKFRASWGKAGNNSIGNYNNVETYTSDPYSFGGNSSTAAPGMVVSGIANPNLKWETSNTYDLGFDLTAFSHRVNLTFDVYRKNSKDLLMNLPVLAASGFSTSLQNIGSMQTQGLEIGLNTITIKSGKFTWNTNANIAFNGNKVTSLGPNQDRIEISSAYSGSNAPYLLQVGKPIFSFLVTKMDGILTQQDIDNKVATTSKETVGDPKYYDANGDGKITADDRIIAGHPNPNYTWGLTNTFQYGEWDLSVQAYGQQGGKILSYLGRAIDFPGSTTANYLAVWKDAWSTSNPNYNAPRGKLNSSASVPYVTSNWLYSSDFWRIQNVTLGYSFRKLISTGVLKQARAYVALQNIFTKDHYDGGVNPEAQNTNNSGNSSYPLPGDYGAAPLSKTITLGFNLTF, encoded by the coding sequence ATGAAAATAAAACACATTTTGATGCTCACGCTTGTGAGTAGTGGTGCTTTATTGTCTATACAATCCAAAGCCCAGCAAGATCATATCAACATACAATCGATTCTGAAAGGAAATATAGTTGATAGTGCAAGTCAAGTACCTTTAGAAGGTGCATTGATTAATATAGAAGGGACGACCAATCAAACATTTACAGATAACAAAGGTCAATTCCTTATAAAAACAGGTCAAAAATTACCTTATAAAGTTCGTGTTGAATTAGTAGGTTACACAACTAAACATTTAGAAATATATGATACGAGTACCACTATTACACTACAACAAAAAGTCGATTCTTCCAACGATGTTGTAGTCATTGGCTATGGTACGCAAAAGCGAAAAAATCTTCTAGGAGCACAATCGACATTTGACGCCAAAAATATTGAAGAAAAACCCATTAGTAGGGTCGAACAAGCCTTAATCGGGCAATTGCCAGGCGTACAAGTTAGACAACAATCTGGAATGCCAGGGGCAGGTTTGAGTATACTTGTTAGAGGAAGTGGCTCCTTATCTGCAGGAACAGAACCGTTATATGTTATTGATGGATTTCCATTAGATGTTGTTAGCCAAGGTACAAATGGATCCATCTCAAATAGTCCTTTGAATAATTTAAGTCCTAATGATATTGAAAGCATTCAAGTATTAAAAGATGCCGCTGCAGGTGCTATTTATGGATCAAGAGCCGCAAATGGCGTTGTTTTAATTACTACCAAAAGAGGCAAAAGTGGAAAAGCGCAAATTTCGTTTAATTCAAATACGGGCATAAGTAGTGTAGCCAAAAAGCTCGATGTTCTTAGTCCTGAGGATTGGATAAAGCAAGCATCTGCAATTGCTGACTCTAATTGGGTAAATTCAGCACCTGGTCGTTCTGCAAGTCAAACCGAAGCAGAAAGAATTGCTATATTAGGTACATTAAATACAAGTTTGGTAAAGGATGATCGTTGGGCTGAACCAGGTCACCCGGGCATTCAATTAGTTGATTGGCAAAATGCTATTTATAGAAAAGCGCTATTTCAAAATTATAGTTTGAGTGCATCTGGAGGTAATGACAATGTGCATTACTTCATTGCAGGTAATTACCTAAATCAAGATGGTACAGTTATCGAAACAAATTATAAATCGTATAGTTTAAGAGCCAATGTTGAGGCTAATGTGAGTAAAAAGTTGAAAATAGGAATTAATCTTGCACCGTCTTTTTCTCTAAACAATGCCCCACCATTGGAAGGAAAAGATAACGTTTTAATGCATGCAGCTCAATATACTCCGGTTGTAGAAGATTCTGCAGGATTATTTACCAATGCATATTCCAACGATGGGTATGCCTGGGGGAGTGTCAAATTAATCAATCCATATGCTTATTTAAAAACGTCAACTAATTTAAATAAGATAACTAGAAATATCGCTTCTTTCTACACAGAATATACCATCCTTCCAGGTTTGGTTGCTAGATCTACAATTAATTATGATGGTATCAATAGAACTTTAAAAACCTATGTTTCGGATCAAGTAGTTGTTGGTGCATTATCTGCCAGGAGTTCTCAACCCGGTTATTATTCCAGTGGTGGTTATAGTGGTGCGACAATTCAAAATTTAGTAAATGAAAATACTATAAATTATAATAAATCTTTCAATGGTGGACATGCGATATCGTTTATTGCTGGGGAATCTTATAATAAAGTTCATGCAGAAACCTTTGGATTATCTACCCTTGGCGGATATGCGAATGATATTGTTCAAACACTCAACAATGCAATTGTAAGCGCATCAGGCGAAACATTTTCTGGATCAACTACCGAAAGTAATTCAGTTTTAATATCGTATTATGGTAGAGCTCAGTATAGTTTTAATTCAAAATATTTGTTCTCTGCAAGCATTCGTAAAGATGGATCATCAAGATTCGGAAGCAATAATAAATGGGGAACTTTTCCATCCTTGTCCTTCGGTTGGCGTATATCAGATGAAAATTTCTTTAAGAACAACATTCATTTCATCAATGATTTAAAATTTAGGGCATCTTGGGGTAAAGCAGGAAATAATAGTATCGGAAACTATAATAACGTAGAAACCTATACCTCAGATCCATACAGTTTTGGTGGCAATTCATCAACTGCAGCACCAGGAATGGTTGTTTCGGGGATTGCAAATCCAAATCTCAAATGGGAAACTTCCAACACCTATGATTTAGGATTTGACTTAACTGCATTTTCACACAGAGTCAATTTAACCTTTGATGTATATAGAAAGAATAGTAAAGACTTATTGATGAATTTACCAGTGTTGGCAGCGAGTGGTTTTTCAACTTCCTTACAAAATATTGGCAGTATGCAGACTCAAGGTTTGGAAATTGGGTTAAATACTATTACTATTAAAAGCGGAAAATTCACTTGGAATACCAATGCCAACATAGCATTTAATGGAAATAAAGTTACCTCTTTAGGTCCTAATCAAGACCGTATAGAGATTTCTTCTGCATATAGTGGTAGTAATGCTCCCTATCTATTACAAGTGGGTAAACCTATTTTTAGCTTTCTTGTAACTAAAATGGATGGAATATTAACTCAACAAGATATCGATAATAAAGTTGCAACTACATCCAAAGAAACTGTTGGAGATCCCAAATATTATGATGCAAATGGTGATGGAAAAATTACCGCCGATGATCGTATTATTGCTGGACACCCCAATCCAAATTATACTTGGGGGCTAACCAATACGTTTCAATATGGGGAATGGGATTTATCAGTGCAAGCATATGGTCAGCAAGGCGGAAAGATATTATCTTACCTTGGTAGAGCTATTGATTTTCCAGGAAGTACAACAGCCAATTATTTAGCGGTTTGGAAAGATGCTTGGTCTACAAGCAATCCCAATTATAATGCACCTAGAGGAAAATTAAATTCTAGTGCCTCCGTTCCCTATGTAACTTCTAATTGGTTATATTCTTCTGATTTTTGGCGTATTCAAAATGTAACCTTGGGATATAGTTTTAGAAAATTAATCTCCACAGGCGTATTGAAACAAGCGAGAGCTTATGTAGCACTACAAAATATCTTTACCAAAGATCATTACGATGGAGGTGTAAATCCAGAAGCGCAAAATACTAACAATAGTGGTAATAGCTCCTACCCTCTTCCTGGAGATTATGGCGCGGCACCATTAAGTAAAACAATCACTCTTGGCTTTAATCTTACATTTTAA
- a CDS encoding sulfatase-like hydrolase/transferase, with translation MKKIVIITTYILSSLVYNKVSAQKINIVFVLADDMGYGDVGFTGQKKIQTPFLDSLSKQGILFNDFYAGAPVCSPSRFMLITGRNAGHATIRGNATIQGGTIGYKGNSIVKRANILPQDSTIGNIMQSAGYMTALMGKWHIGGYDSLATPIQHGFQTFKGWLINQPETYASTYWPAKWIHQTTLIDIPQNQNNSKGYYTCDIITDDAISYLKERKQDQKPFFLMVNHSNPHSPLDAPVAPIYKDSVWTNEEKTYASMVSNVDASVKKITDYLVSSGLDKNTIVIFTSDNGPRSEPTKQLTAIAEFFNSSGPLRGYKRDLTEGGIREPFILWSNNKNVEKRKQINTPLYFPDILPTLGGIANYANTKSYKTEGTDFSSLIFSKRENKKLSERPLYWEFFEGGFVQAIRYKNWKAIIKNNNIELYDLSKDIHEDHNIASQNPKIIQKIKDILLHSREESPYWPTKESS, from the coding sequence TTGAAAAAAATTGTTATAATTACTACGTACATTTTAAGCTCGTTAGTTTACAATAAGGTTTCGGCTCAAAAAATAAATATTGTTTTTGTTCTCGCAGATGATATGGGCTATGGAGACGTTGGATTCACTGGTCAAAAAAAGATACAAACGCCTTTTCTTGACTCTCTATCCAAACAAGGAATTTTATTTAATGACTTTTATGCAGGCGCGCCAGTATGCTCACCTTCAAGATTTATGTTAATCACAGGTAGAAATGCAGGGCATGCAACGATTAGGGGAAATGCAACGATTCAAGGTGGCACAATAGGTTATAAAGGAAATTCTATAGTTAAGCGTGCAAATATTTTACCTCAAGACTCAACCATTGGCAACATTATGCAGTCCGCGGGATATATGACGGCATTAATGGGGAAATGGCATATTGGAGGTTATGATTCTTTAGCTACACCCATCCAACATGGTTTTCAGACATTTAAAGGATGGTTAATCAATCAGCCAGAAACGTATGCAAGTACTTACTGGCCCGCTAAATGGATACATCAAACTACATTAATAGATATACCACAAAATCAAAATAATAGTAAAGGTTATTACACCTGTGATATTATAACAGATGATGCTATTTCCTATTTAAAAGAGAGAAAACAAGATCAAAAACCTTTCTTTTTAATGGTTAATCATTCCAATCCTCACTCTCCACTTGATGCGCCAGTCGCCCCAATTTATAAGGATAGTGTATGGACAAATGAAGAAAAAACCTATGCTTCGATGGTGAGTAACGTAGATGCTTCCGTCAAAAAAATCACAGATTACTTAGTATCCTCTGGTTTGGATAAAAATACGATTGTTATTTTCACTTCTGATAATGGACCAAGATCCGAACCGACGAAACAATTAACAGCAATAGCAGAATTTTTTAACTCTAGTGGACCATTAAGAGGTTATAAAAGAGATTTAACGGAAGGTGGAATTAGAGAGCCATTCATTTTATGGTCCAATAATAAAAATGTTGAAAAAAGAAAGCAAATCAATACTCCACTATATTTCCCAGACATACTACCGACCTTGGGCGGTATTGCAAACTATGCAAATACTAAAAGTTATAAAACAGAAGGTACTGATTTCTCTAGTTTAATATTTTCTAAACGTGAAAATAAAAAGCTGTCAGAGCGACCTTTATATTGGGAATTTTTTGAAGGTGGATTTGTACAAGCCATTAGATATAAAAATTGGAAAGCTATTATAAAAAATAATAATATAGAACTATATGATCTATCCAAAGACATACATGAAGACCATAATATTGCATCACAAAACCCAAAAATCATTCAAAAAATAAAAGATATCTTACTACATAGTAGAGAAGAATCGCCTTACTGGCCAACAAAAGAATCTTCATAA